One window of Methanogenium organophilum genomic DNA carries:
- the hypB gene encoding hydrogenase nickel incorporation protein HypB yields MHHIDVSIEKDIFDANNRLAEKNHAKLAEAGIRAFDLLGAIGSGKTSLVELLVPLLKERGLNTGAIAGDVYGDDDFQRIVATGAPAVNANTGKECHLDAHLVQHAIDHLPLDEIDILFIENVGNMVCPTDFALGAEKRIVVVSTTEGDDVANKHPMMFREGTIAVINKVDLAEYVDCDVERLETDIHRYNPEMPVFRTNMKTGEGMESLLDEILR; encoded by the coding sequence ATGCACCACATTGACGTCAGTATCGAAAAAGACATCTTTGACGCAAACAACCGCCTCGCTGAGAAGAACCATGCGAAACTTGCCGAAGCAGGTATCCGTGCGTTTGATCTGCTTGGGGCTATTGGGTCCGGCAAGACCTCTCTTGTGGAACTGCTGGTGCCTCTGTTAAAAGAACGTGGGCTCAACACAGGTGCCATCGCAGGGGATGTTTATGGAGATGATGATTTCCAGCGGATTGTCGCAACCGGCGCTCCTGCAGTGAACGCAAACACCGGCAAGGAATGCCATCTGGACGCTCATCTCGTTCAGCATGCCATCGACCATCTTCCGCTGGATGAGATTGACATTCTCTTCATCGAGAACGTAGGAAATATGGTCTGTCCTACGGATTTTGCCCTCGGTGCTGAGAAGCGTATCGTGGTGGTCTCCACAACTGAGGGTGATGATGTTGCAAACAAGCACCCGATGATGTTTCGTGAAGGCACCATCGCGGTCATCAACAAGGTGGATCTCGCAGAATACGTTGACTGTGATGTTGAACGTCTTGAGACCGATATTCACCGGTATAACCCGGAGATGCCGGTATTCCGGACCAATATGAAGACTGGTGAAGGGATGGAATCCCTCCTTGATGAAATTCTCCGCTGA
- a CDS encoding bile acid:sodium symporter family protein has translation MASVGLSLTPKEILLPFQNRRLLAASLLANFILVPLFAYLLLLFFPLGKGMATGLIIVSFAAGAPSLPKIAELTRGNVAYAVGLMALLMVATVVWLPLVIPFALPGIAVNPAATAYTLIIFMLIPLVACLGIRMRHEAFAKKVYPVMDAITNLSIVAIFVIFGIAFLSRLGDFFNAFTGTGAVVMAVIFVIGAWGIGYLTGGPVREERTVLGYGTGFRNVSAALLVVTANFTEPTIILMVLAITIFGVVICGIMVGVQYCRCLQADSPV, from the coding sequence ATGGCCTCGGTTGGTCTCAGCCTTACCCCAAAGGAGATTCTGCTGCCGTTTCAGAACCGGCGGCTGCTTGCGGCATCACTTCTCGCCAATTTTATCCTGGTCCCGCTCTTTGCATACCTCCTCCTTCTGTTCTTCCCACTGGGAAAAGGGATGGCGACCGGCCTCATCATCGTGAGTTTTGCCGCAGGGGCACCGTCCCTTCCGAAGATTGCCGAGCTGACCCGGGGTAATGTCGCATATGCTGTGGGTCTTATGGCGCTTCTTATGGTCGCAACCGTCGTCTGGCTCCCGCTTGTGATCCCCTTTGCCCTGCCGGGGATAGCCGTCAATCCGGCTGCAACCGCATACACCCTGATCATTTTCATGCTCATCCCCCTCGTCGCCTGCCTCGGCATCCGGATGCGGCATGAAGCGTTCGCAAAGAAGGTGTACCCGGTGATGGACGCCATCACAAATCTATCAATTGTGGCCATCTTTGTTATCTTCGGCATTGCCTTTCTCTCCCGGCTGGGAGACTTCTTCAACGCGTTCACCGGCACCGGTGCGGTGGTGATGGCGGTCATCTTCGTCATCGGTGCATGGGGCATCGGATACCTGACAGGCGGCCCGGTGCGTGAGGAACGGACCGTTCTTGGCTATGGGACGGGTTTTCGGAATGTATCTGCGGCTCTACTGGTCGTCACTGCCAATTTCACCGAGCCTACCATCATCCTCATGGTCCTCGCGATCACGATCTTCGGTGTTGTTATCTGCGGCATCATGGTGGGGGTGCAGTACTGCCGCTGTCTTCAGGCAGATTCACCGGTCTGA
- a CDS encoding H/ACA ribonucleoprotein complex subunit GAR1: MKVAGRVRNFCGEKTVVMAIDAGQLPRLHSEVFDRRRKPVGKLVEVFGNIKSPYALVVCNGGRCECEVGDKLYTNTG, from the coding sequence ATGAAGGTTGCTGGTCGAGTTAGAAATTTTTGTGGTGAAAAAACTGTCGTCATGGCAATTGACGCAGGACAACTGCCACGCCTCCACAGCGAGGTTTTCGACCGGAGACGGAAACCTGTCGGAAAACTGGTAGAAGTGTTCGGCAATATCAAATCACCGTATGCCCTTGTTGTCTGCAATGGCGGCCGGTGCGAATGCGAAGTGGGAGACAAATTGTATACAAACACAGGATGA
- a CDS encoding 30S ribosomal protein S8e: MQWHGRSVRKETGGRIRYARSKRRNEIGSAPADSHIGEDRIKIVRTLGANQKVRVLRAQYANVANPKDGKTRRVIIDTVDQNTANPNFVRRNLLTKGAIIKTEIGEARIVSRPGQDGVINAVLIE, translated from the coding sequence ATGCAGTGGCATGGCAGATCTGTTCGGAAAGAAACCGGAGGCAGAATCCGGTACGCACGGAGTAAGAGGAGAAACGAGATAGGCAGTGCACCTGCCGACTCTCATATCGGTGAGGACCGTATCAAAATTGTCCGCACCCTCGGGGCGAACCAGAAGGTCCGTGTGTTGCGTGCTCAGTACGCAAACGTGGCCAACCCAAAGGATGGGAAAACCCGCAGAGTAATTATCGATACTGTTGACCAGAATACCGCAAACCCAAACTTTGTGCGGCGGAACCTTCTTACAAAGGGTGCTATCATCAAAACTGAGATTGGTGAAGCGCGTATCGTAAGCAGGCCTGGTCAGGACGGCGTTATCAACGCTGTGCTTATCGAATAA
- a CDS encoding signal recognition particle subunit SRP19/SEC65 family protein, with amino-acid sequence MNPERTLYPCYFDGALTRSEGRRVPQDMARETPKTRAIHKAAKKSGLSARIEEDAHHPAFWWKQEGRVVIEWPGTKEELIKKIARKL; translated from the coding sequence ATGAATCCTGAGCGGACACTCTATCCATGTTACTTTGACGGTGCTCTCACCCGCAGCGAGGGGCGTCGGGTACCACAGGATATGGCACGGGAGACACCAAAAACCAGGGCAATCCACAAGGCTGCAAAGAAATCAGGCCTCTCTGCACGTATTGAGGAAGATGCTCATCACCCTGCATTCTGGTGGAAACAGGAAGGCAGGGTCGTCATCGAATGGCCGGGGACAAAAGAAGAGCTGATTAAAAAAATTGCACGGAAACTCTGA
- a CDS encoding histidinol phosphate phosphatase domain-containing protein, producing MYDLHTHTIYSDGELLPAELIRRAAVIGYQTLGITDHADRSNTTSLIRTLEPMRETARSFGVRLLIGVELTHVPPAEIPFLAGLAKDAGADIVIVHGETTTEPVAPGTNAAACACADVDVLAHPGLISVAEARLARENQVALEITARGGHNRTNGHVASMARVEECLLAVNSDSHAPSDLMGMAERVQVARGAGLTETESALVLSGKALPFLSKKPIISLK from the coding sequence ATGTACGATCTTCACACCCATACTATCTATTCCGATGGCGAACTGCTTCCGGCGGAACTTATCCGCCGGGCGGCTGTGATCGGATACCAGACACTCGGCATCACCGACCACGCCGACCGTTCGAACACCACCTCCCTCATTCGGACCCTGGAGCCGATGCGCGAGACTGCCCGTTCATTCGGAGTCCGCCTTCTTATCGGTGTGGAATTAACACATGTCCCCCCCGCCGAGATCCCATTCCTTGCCGGTCTTGCGAAGGATGCCGGGGCCGACATTGTCATCGTCCACGGAGAGACAACCACAGAACCGGTGGCACCGGGTACGAATGCCGCAGCCTGTGCATGTGCGGATGTGGATGTGCTGGCCCACCCCGGCCTGATATCAGTAGCAGAGGCACGCCTGGCACGGGAAAATCAGGTAGCACTGGAGATAACTGCAAGGGGCGGACACAACCGTACGAACGGACATGTGGCCTCCATGGCTCGTGTTGAGGAATGCCTCCTTGCGGTCAATTCAGACTCCCATGCACCGTCTGACCTGATGGGAATGGCAGAACGGGTGCAGGTGGCACGGGGCGCGGGCCTCACCGAAACCGAAAGTGCCCTGGTACTCTCCGGGAAGGCCCTCCCCTTCCTTTCAAAAAAGCCCATAATATCCCTAAAATAG
- a CDS encoding transcription initiation factor IIB, protein MQEIEKLKQLQSQREALKKRTSEQQEAVTSRTEETTKTVCPECGSRQLIQDNERAELVCQNCGLVLDDEVIDRGPEWRAFDHDQRMKRSRVGAPMTFTIHDKGLSTMIDWRNRDSYGRAISSKNRAQLYRLRKWQRRIRVSNATERNLAFALSELDRMASALGLPRNVRETAAVVYRDAVDKNLIRGRSIEGVAAAALYAACRQCSVPRTLDEIAEVSRVSRKEIGRTYRFISRELGLKLLPTSPIDYVPRFCSGLNLKGEVQSRAVEILRQAGERELTSGRGPTGVAAAAIYISSILGGERRTQREVAEVAGVTEVTIRNRYKELAEKLDIEIIL, encoded by the coding sequence ATGCAGGAAATAGAGAAATTAAAACAACTTCAGTCCCAGCGCGAAGCGCTCAAGAAGCGTACCTCAGAACAGCAGGAGGCAGTCACCTCACGGACAGAGGAGACAACCAAAACAGTCTGTCCGGAGTGTGGCAGCCGCCAGCTGATACAGGACAACGAGCGTGCTGAACTGGTATGTCAGAACTGTGGTCTGGTCCTTGATGACGAGGTCATTGACCGCGGTCCCGAGTGGCGTGCATTCGACCACGACCAGAGGATGAAGCGGTCCCGTGTCGGTGCACCGATGACCTTTACCATTCACGACAAGGGTCTCTCCACGATGATCGACTGGCGGAACCGTGATTCATACGGCCGTGCGATCTCATCAAAGAACCGTGCACAGCTCTACCGGCTGCGTAAGTGGCAGCGTCGTATTCGTGTCTCAAACGCAACCGAGAGAAACCTCGCGTTTGCACTCTCAGAACTGGACCGGATGGCTTCCGCCCTTGGTCTGCCGCGTAACGTCCGCGAGACAGCGGCAGTCGTCTATCGTGACGCGGTCGACAAGAACCTCATCCGCGGTCGTTCCATTGAGGGTGTCGCCGCAGCAGCGCTCTACGCGGCATGCCGTCAGTGCAGTGTCCCGCGTACCCTCGACGAGATTGCGGAAGTGTCCCGTGTCTCCCGGAAGGAGATCGGCAGGACCTACCGGTTCATCTCCCGTGAACTCGGATTAAAACTGCTCCCGACTTCACCGATTGACTACGTCCCACGGTTCTGCTCCGGTCTGAACCTCAAAGGCGAAGTGCAGTCCCGTGCGGTGGAGATTCTCCGGCAGGCTGGCGAGCGTGAACTGACAAGCGGACGGGGCCCCACCGGTGTCGCCGCAGCGGCTATCTACATCTCCTCCATTCTGGGCGGCGAACGCCGGACCCAGCGGGAAGTGGCAGAGGTTGCAGGCGTCACGGAAGTGACCATCCGGAACCGCTACAAGGAACTTGCAGAGAAACTCGACATCGAGATCATCCTGTAG